One Kaistella polysaccharea DNA segment encodes these proteins:
- the rnhA gene encoding ribonuclease HI, producing MSLKIEIFTDGACSGNPGKGGYGIVMKVPEKSYEKQYSQGFRLTTNNRMELLAVIVALEKLKSPENDIHIYTDSKYVSDAINQKWIFGWIKKGFKNVKNPDLWRRMVPLLKTHQPTFHWVKGHAGHPENEICDQLAVKATQNEILEIDDYFEEQKDGGLFGK from the coding sequence ATGAGTCTTAAAATAGAAATTTTTACGGATGGTGCCTGCAGTGGAAATCCGGGAAAAGGCGGCTATGGAATCGTAATGAAAGTTCCGGAAAAAAGTTATGAGAAACAATATTCCCAAGGTTTTCGGCTCACAACAAACAACCGCATGGAATTGTTGGCGGTAATTGTCGCTTTAGAAAAGCTGAAATCACCCGAAAACGACATCCACATTTATACCGACAGCAAATATGTTTCGGATGCTATAAATCAAAAATGGATTTTCGGCTGGATCAAAAAAGGATTTAAAAACGTAAAAAATCCTGATTTGTGGCGAAGAATGGTTCCATTATTAAAAACTCATCAACCCACATTTCATTGGGTAAAAGGTCACGCGGGACATCCTGAAAATGAAATCTGTGATCAGCTTGCCGTAAAAGCAACTCAAAATGAGATTTTAGAAATCGATGATTATTTCGAGGAGCAAAAAGACGGCGGACTTTTCGGAAAATAA
- the dnaB gene encoding replicative DNA helicase produces MTQKETLSSLIHGNFAKELSISDGKMPPNAIEFEKLVIGTFLIDKKGLDFSIDLLTPDVFYDPRHQEIFRAIVKLFEGNHPVDLMTVIQELKKTEKLAFAGGDHYIIDLTMGVSSSAHIEYHVRVILEKFILRSLINVSANVIDSSYKESTDVFELLDKAEQSFFEITNGTIKKGFDTANTLVTQAIETIKALKDKEGISGIPSGFKDIDKETGGWQNSDLIIIAARPAMGKTAFLLSMARNIAVEHNIPLALFSLEMASVQLITRMIASETGISSDKLRKGQMSDEEWQRLFSNVSALENAPLYIDETPSLSVFDFRAKCRRLVMQHGVKIIMVDYLQLMTANSGKGGAGNREQEIAMISRSLKAIAKELNVPVVALSQLSRSVETRPGKRPMLSDLRESGAIEQDADIVSFIFRPEYYKIATWDNDEDGGETSTENQAELIIAKHRNGATADVRMSFYKNIAKFADLDLFGSGYGYQSSNFGQQDAPSGFDKIKTTIDPGAAFDISDKQNLSGSSMNDFEDDDDFQF; encoded by the coding sequence ATGACCCAGAAGGAAACATTATCATCTTTAATCCACGGAAACTTTGCGAAAGAACTTTCTATTTCCGACGGAAAAATGCCCCCAAATGCTATAGAATTCGAGAAACTCGTCATCGGTACTTTTCTAATTGATAAGAAAGGTCTCGATTTCTCCATCGATTTACTCACGCCAGATGTATTTTATGACCCGCGTCATCAGGAGATTTTCCGTGCAATTGTCAAGTTATTTGAAGGCAATCACCCAGTCGATTTAATGACGGTCATTCAGGAACTTAAAAAAACTGAGAAATTGGCTTTTGCAGGTGGCGATCATTATATTATTGATTTAACAATGGGCGTTTCGTCCAGTGCACATATCGAATATCACGTTCGGGTTATTTTGGAGAAATTTATTTTAAGAAGTTTAATAAATGTATCCGCAAATGTTATCGACAGCTCTTACAAAGAATCAACCGATGTTTTCGAACTGTTGGATAAAGCGGAACAATCTTTCTTTGAAATCACAAACGGAACCATTAAAAAAGGTTTTGATACGGCGAATACTTTGGTAACGCAGGCCATTGAAACCATTAAAGCTTTAAAAGATAAAGAAGGAATATCTGGTATTCCCTCAGGATTTAAAGATATCGATAAAGAAACTGGTGGTTGGCAAAATTCAGATTTAATCATTATTGCGGCACGTCCGGCCATGGGAAAAACAGCGTTTCTGCTTTCTATGGCGAGAAATATTGCGGTGGAACATAATATTCCTTTGGCCTTATTTTCTCTGGAAATGGCGTCCGTACAATTGATCACCCGAATGATTGCCTCGGAAACAGGAATTTCTTCCGATAAATTACGAAAAGGACAAATGTCTGATGAAGAATGGCAGCGCTTGTTTTCCAACGTTTCAGCTTTGGAAAATGCACCCTTATATATTGATGAAACGCCATCACTTTCTGTCTTTGACTTCCGCGCGAAATGCCGAAGATTGGTGATGCAACACGGCGTAAAAATCATCATGGTCGATTATCTGCAATTAATGACTGCAAACTCCGGAAAAGGTGGTGCAGGAAATCGGGAACAGGAAATCGCCATGATTTCAAGATCTTTGAAAGCCATTGCGAAAGAACTGAATGTTCCTGTAGTAGCACTTTCACAACTTTCCAGAAGTGTGGAAACGCGTCCAGGAAAACGCCCAATGCTTTCCGATCTTCGGGAATCTGGAGCGATTGAACAAGATGCCGATATTGTGTCATTTATTTTCCGACCTGAATATTATAAAATTGCAACCTGGGATAATGATGAAGATGGCGGCGAAACATCCACAGAAAATCAGGCGGAACTTATTATAGCTAAACACCGAAATGGAGCTACCGCAGACGTAAGAATGTCGTTCTATAAAAATATTGCAAAATTTGCCGATCTTGATTTATTTGGAAGTGGTTACGGTTATCAATCCTCTAATTTTGGCCAACAAGATGCCCCAAGTGGTTTTGATAAAATTAAGACGACAATCGATCCTGGTGCTGCGTTCGATATTTCTGACAAACAGAATTTATCGGGGTCTTCAATGAATGATTTTGAGGATGATGATGATTTTCAATTTTAG
- a CDS encoding MFS transporter, with amino-acid sequence MISLKPIQTLKIPEFRNLMTGRFFLVLSFRMLATLMGWWIYKLTKDPFAIGLIGLSEVIPAVSTALYAGHVIDNSEKKRLLLICNYVYVFLIGLLAIPAFFGSSFLHLTNLQISYFIYAIIFCTGFCRAFIGPIVPSMIPKIVSRENLPNAITLNQATFLTASVSGHALGGFLIHWIDISGTILVVVGLMVVASLFFWFVKKHPSENIDRTMGVVKSMKEGLAYIYKTKEILGALCLDMFAVLFGGAVAMIPVFATDILNVGSEGFGLLNAASDIGSMCIIMTLAFVPLTKNQGKILLVAVAGFGLCIIGFGLSKLYWLSFFLLVASGMLDGISVVIRGTIVQLKTPDHIRGRVLSVNSIFIMSSNEMGQFESGVAAKLLGVVRSVIFGGTMTVLIAILVGSTVPKLRKMNY; translated from the coding sequence ATGATTTCTCTAAAACCCATTCAAACCTTAAAAATCCCAGAATTTCGAAACCTCATGACGGGAAGGTTTTTCTTGGTTTTGTCCTTTCGAATGCTGGCAACTTTGATGGGTTGGTGGATTTACAAATTAACCAAAGATCCTTTCGCCATTGGATTAATCGGTTTATCAGAAGTTATTCCTGCAGTTTCTACGGCATTATACGCCGGCCATGTTATCGACAATTCTGAGAAAAAACGGCTTTTACTCATCTGTAATTATGTGTATGTTTTTCTGATCGGTTTATTGGCAATTCCAGCATTTTTTGGCAGCAGCTTTTTACACTTGACCAATCTTCAGATTTCCTATTTCATCTACGCCATTATTTTTTGCACCGGATTTTGCCGGGCTTTCATCGGTCCGATCGTACCCTCAATGATTCCCAAAATTGTTTCGCGGGAAAATCTTCCCAATGCCATCACTTTAAATCAAGCGACTTTTCTTACGGCGTCAGTTTCCGGGCACGCGCTCGGCGGATTTCTAATTCACTGGATTGACATCTCTGGAACTATTTTAGTCGTCGTAGGCCTGATGGTCGTCGCTTCCCTCTTTTTTTGGTTTGTAAAAAAACATCCATCTGAAAATATTGACCGAACAATGGGTGTTGTAAAAAGTATGAAGGAAGGCTTGGCTTACATTTATAAAACCAAAGAAATTTTAGGAGCACTCTGTCTGGATATGTTTGCGGTACTCTTTGGCGGTGCAGTCGCCATGATCCCTGTATTCGCCACCGATATTTTAAATGTTGGTTCGGAAGGATTTGGGCTTCTAAACGCCGCCTCAGATATTGGTTCTATGTGCATCATTATGACGCTGGCCTTTGTGCCGCTTACTAAAAATCAGGGCAAAATTCTTTTGGTTGCCGTTGCAGGATTTGGCTTGTGTATCATCGGTTTTGGCTTGTCGAAATTATACTGGCTTTCCTTTTTCCTACTTGTTGCAAGCGGAATGTTAGACGGAATTTCGGTCGTAATTCGTGGAACGATTGTACAACTTAAAACACCAGACCATATTCGGGGTCGCGTTCTCAGTGTGAATTCCATTTTCATCATGTCGAGCAACGAAATGGGACAGTTTGAAAGTGGCGTCGCCGCAAAACTTCTTGGCGTCGTTCGATCCGTTATATTTGGAGGAACAATGACTGTTTTAATTGCAATTTTAGTTGGATCCACGGTTCCTAAACTAAGAAAAATGAATTATTAA
- a CDS encoding DMT family transporter: MNWIILIIGGLFETGFALCLGKAQETTGKESYFWWAGFAISLFLSMFLLYKAISVGAQPIPIGTAYAVWTGIGAVGAVVTGILIFNEFATFWRMFFAFTLIASVIGLKAVSN; encoded by the coding sequence ATGAACTGGATAATACTCATCATCGGTGGTTTATTTGAAACCGGATTTGCCTTGTGTCTTGGAAAAGCACAAGAAACCACGGGAAAAGAGAGTTATTTCTGGTGGGCCGGATTTGCGATCTCACTTTTTCTGAGCATGTTCTTACTGTACAAAGCGATTTCTGTGGGAGCGCAGCCAATCCCAATTGGAACTGCTTACGCGGTTTGGACGGGAATTGGTGCAGTAGGTGCAGTTGTTACCGGAATTTTAATTTTTAATGAGTTTGCAACTTTTTGGCGAATGTTTTTTGCATTTACTCTAATCGCCTCCGTTATTGGCTTAAAAGCGGTGTCAAATTAA
- a CDS encoding GH3 auxin-responsive promoter family protein has product MVNFIKKNIALFWAKNHVKGTRSFKKNAVADQEKLLLSLVATAEKTLFGRHHQFETIKNISDFQSKVPVADYEDLKPYIEKVKKGQRNILWIETPEYFAKTSGTTSGAKYIPISKEGMPFQIAAAQSAIFHYIAQKNNADFVNGKMIFLQGSPKLEEIFGIKTGRLSGIVAHHIPTYLQKNRLPSLETNLIEDWENKVDAIVKETEKENMTLISGIPPWLIMYFEKLIERNGKKITELFPNLHLIITGGVNYEPYREKMNELLGKKVDTLQTFPASEGFFAFQDDFEKEGLLLLTNHGIFYEFIPLEEYGKPEAKRLTLKEIELHKDYALILTTNSGLWAYSIGDVIRFISKDPYRILVSGRTKHFTSAFGEHVIAFEVEEALKATVEKFPAHITEFHLAPQVNPAQGLPYHEWFIEFEKEPENLESFRIMLDEEMRKRNSYYDDLVAGKILQPLMITNLKKNAFQDYAKSEGKLGGQNKIPRLANDRKIGDFLENLKK; this is encoded by the coding sequence ATGGTTAATTTCATTAAGAAAAACATTGCCTTATTCTGGGCCAAAAATCACGTTAAAGGAACGCGATCCTTTAAAAAAAATGCGGTAGCTGATCAGGAGAAATTATTACTTTCTTTGGTTGCCACCGCAGAAAAAACTTTATTTGGCCGTCATCACCAATTTGAAACCATTAAAAACATTTCAGATTTCCAGTCAAAAGTGCCTGTTGCAGATTACGAAGATTTAAAACCTTACATCGAAAAAGTCAAGAAGGGCCAACGTAATATTTTATGGATAGAAACACCAGAATATTTTGCAAAAACTTCCGGGACGACTTCCGGCGCTAAATACATTCCCATTTCTAAAGAAGGAATGCCCTTTCAAATTGCTGCCGCGCAAAGTGCAATTTTTCATTATATCGCACAAAAGAACAACGCTGATTTTGTAAATGGAAAAATGATTTTCCTCCAGGGAAGTCCCAAATTAGAAGAAATTTTCGGTATTAAAACGGGCCGTCTTTCCGGGATTGTGGCGCATCACATTCCAACTTATTTACAAAAGAACCGCTTGCCAAGTTTAGAAACCAATCTTATCGAAGACTGGGAAAATAAAGTGGACGCGATCGTGAAGGAAACCGAAAAAGAAAACATGACCTTAATTTCCGGGATTCCACCGTGGTTAATTATGTATTTTGAAAAATTGATTGAGCGCAACGGAAAAAAAATTACCGAACTTTTCCCCAATCTTCATCTGATTATTACGGGAGGTGTCAATTACGAGCCTTACCGGGAAAAAATGAATGAGCTTTTGGGTAAAAAAGTTGATACGTTGCAAACTTTTCCGGCAAGTGAAGGATTTTTTGCTTTTCAGGACGATTTTGAAAAAGAAGGTTTATTGCTTCTAACCAATCACGGAATTTTCTATGAATTTATTCCTTTAGAAGAATACGGGAAACCTGAGGCAAAAAGATTGACACTAAAAGAAATTGAACTTCACAAAGATTATGCTTTGATTTTAACGACAAATTCTGGACTTTGGGCATATTCCATCGGTGATGTGATCCGGTTTATTTCTAAAGATCCGTATCGTATTTTAGTTTCTGGAAGAACGAAACATTTTACGTCGGCATTTGGTGAACATGTGATCGCTTTTGAAGTGGAAGAAGCCTTGAAAGCTACGGTGGAGAAATTCCCGGCGCATATTACGGAGTTTCATTTGGCTCCACAAGTGAATCCCGCTCAAGGTTTGCCGTATCATGAATGGTTCATCGAGTTTGAAAAAGAACCAGAAAATCTGGAAAGTTTCAGAATTATGCTGGATGAAGAAATGCGAAAAAGAAATTCCTATTACGATGATTTAGTCGCTGGGAAAATATTACAACCTTTAATGATCACCAATTTAAAGAAAAACGCTTTTCAAGATTATGCGAAATCAGAAGGGAAATTAGGCGGTCAGAACAAAATTCCGCGTTTGGCGAACGACCGTAAAATTGGTGATTTCCTGGAAAATCTGAAAAAATAA
- the mfd gene encoding transcription-repair coupling factor — MQLKKITETFLPQLLHLGFGKELFTQLDQNKHLAVKSFAGSSPAVFAAELFLIKKKSILFLTDDKEDALYITSELEDLLDKENVLYFPPTHLEPYQIEKTQNANLVLRTEVLNRIHNDKKPRVMVAPFASLAEKVMKKEDFKAISHTIKTGDHLDFDFTEELLHQFNFNHTDFVSEPGEFSVRGGIVDVFSYSNEEPYRITFFGNEVESIKTFDIETQLSKEKIKEFQLVSNMNFSAIGKKVSLFDLAPKDLVVVSKNAFMGFNFIKSFYEKAEEKFGTLNTDIRHQPPEELFVSADDFSKDIHKFEWIDFTLQEVKGSDATIIQLNQTPQPSFHKKFDLLQEDLEEKQNDGFETWISFSTDKQKERLESIFEELEKNVPFKSFKSELHEGFIDFDHKISVYTDHQIFDRYQRFKAKNSFAKSEQITLKDLMQMKVGDYIAHIDHGIGKFMGLVKVNNNGKIQECFKLVYKNGDLLYVSIHSLNKISKYNGPDGREIVLSKLGSPAWKSLKQKTKAKVKQIAFDLIRLYAERKTAKGFAFTPDSYLQNELEASFIYEDTPDQEKATVDVKADMENDNVMDRLICGDVGFGKTEIAIRAAFKAATDGKQTAILVPTTILAFQHFRSFTERLKDFPVTISYMNRFRSAKQKAETLEGLKSGKIDIVIGTHQLVGSSVKFKDLGLLIIDEEHKFGVSVKDKLKTIKSNVDTLTLTATPIPRTLQFSLMAARDLSVIKTPPPNRQPVDTQIVGFDEEMIRDAISYELQRDGQVYFINNRIENLKDIAGLIQRLVPDAKVITGHGQMDGKQLERNVLDFMEGKYDVLVSTTIIESGVDVPNANTIFINDAQRFGMADIHQMRGRVGRSNRKAFCFLITPPFDMVTPDARKRLEAIEQFSDLGSGFQIAMKDLEIRGAGDLLGGEQSGFINEMGFDTYQKIMQEALEELQNDEEFEDLFDNEEDRKKLFKSTKEVNIDTDLELMLPDSYVQSIEERLSLYQKLAEIENKEDLRKLELELVDRFGALPSEAINLLKSVELKWIAAEIGFDKIVVKNGVFLGYFPPNPQDKFYQSDKFRHIISYLSKNPKEATLKEKASKEGNQLMMRKENVQNVDEVNAVLERILGKNL; from the coding sequence ATGCAGTTAAAAAAAATTACCGAAACATTTCTACCCCAATTGCTACATTTAGGCTTTGGCAAAGAACTTTTCACCCAACTCGATCAGAATAAACATTTAGCAGTAAAATCATTTGCAGGTTCTTCGCCGGCAGTTTTTGCGGCTGAATTATTTTTGATCAAGAAAAAATCTATTCTTTTTTTGACAGATGATAAAGAAGATGCCTTGTACATCACGTCGGAATTAGAAGATTTGCTGGACAAGGAAAATGTGTTGTACTTTCCGCCAACGCATTTAGAACCTTATCAAATTGAGAAAACGCAAAATGCCAATCTGGTATTGCGAACAGAGGTTCTCAACAGAATTCACAACGATAAAAAACCACGTGTAATGGTGGCGCCTTTTGCTTCGCTCGCTGAGAAAGTGATGAAGAAAGAGGATTTTAAAGCCATTTCGCACACCATAAAAACTGGCGATCATCTTGATTTTGATTTTACGGAAGAATTGCTTCATCAGTTTAATTTTAATCATACAGATTTTGTTTCAGAACCTGGGGAGTTTTCTGTGAGAGGTGGAATCGTAGATGTTTTTTCATATTCTAATGAAGAACCGTATCGAATTACTTTTTTCGGAAATGAAGTGGAGAGTATCAAAACTTTTGATATCGAGACGCAACTTTCGAAAGAGAAAATTAAGGAATTTCAATTGGTTTCGAACATGAATTTTTCAGCGATTGGTAAAAAGGTATCCTTATTTGATCTCGCACCGAAAGATTTAGTTGTAGTGTCGAAAAATGCTTTTATGGGCTTTAATTTTATTAAAAGTTTCTATGAAAAGGCAGAAGAAAAGTTTGGAACTTTAAACACGGATATTCGGCATCAACCGCCGGAGGAGCTCTTTGTTTCTGCTGACGACTTCTCGAAAGACATTCACAAATTTGAATGGATCGATTTTACGTTACAGGAAGTGAAGGGCAGCGATGCAACCATTATTCAATTAAATCAGACGCCACAACCCAGTTTTCATAAAAAATTTGATCTGCTGCAGGAAGATCTGGAAGAAAAACAAAATGATGGTTTTGAAACCTGGATTTCTTTTTCTACCGACAAACAGAAGGAACGATTAGAATCAATTTTTGAAGAACTGGAAAAAAATGTTCCCTTTAAATCTTTTAAATCAGAATTGCACGAAGGTTTTATTGATTTTGATCACAAAATTTCCGTTTATACCGATCACCAGATTTTTGACCGTTATCAAAGGTTTAAAGCCAAAAACTCATTTGCCAAATCCGAACAGATTACGCTGAAAGATTTGATGCAGATGAAAGTCGGCGATTATATTGCGCATATTGATCACGGAATTGGGAAGTTCATGGGGTTGGTGAAAGTAAATAACAACGGCAAGATCCAAGAATGTTTTAAACTCGTTTATAAAAATGGAGATTTACTGTATGTAAGTATTCATTCATTAAATAAAATTTCAAAATATAATGGTCCGGACGGGCGAGAAATCGTCTTGTCAAAACTCGGTTCGCCCGCCTGGAAATCATTAAAACAGAAAACCAAAGCGAAAGTAAAACAGATTGCTTTTGATTTAATTCGACTGTATGCAGAGCGGAAAACGGCGAAAGGTTTTGCTTTTACCCCAGATTCTTACTTGCAAAATGAGCTGGAAGCCAGCTTTATTTATGAAGATACGCCTGATCAGGAAAAAGCGACGGTCGACGTAAAGGCCGATATGGAAAACGATAACGTAATGGATCGTCTGATTTGCGGCGATGTAGGTTTCGGGAAAACAGAAATTGCAATTAGAGCAGCATTTAAAGCTGCAACCGACGGGAAGCAAACCGCGATTTTAGTGCCGACAACCATTTTGGCTTTTCAACATTTTCGAAGTTTTACAGAACGATTGAAAGATTTTCCGGTGACGATTTCTTACATGAACCGATTCCGCTCCGCGAAACAAAAGGCGGAAACATTGGAAGGTTTGAAGTCTGGGAAAATCGATATTGTAATTGGAACGCATCAATTGGTCGGAAGTTCCGTGAAATTTAAAGATCTGGGACTTTTAATTATCGATGAAGAGCATAAATTTGGAGTTTCAGTTAAAGACAAATTAAAAACCATTAAAAGTAACGTCGATACTTTAACATTAACTGCGACGCCGATTCCGAGGACCTTGCAATTTTCATTAATGGCAGCTCGGGATTTGTCAGTCATAAAAACACCGCCGCCAAATCGTCAACCTGTTGATACGCAGATTGTCGGTTTTGATGAAGAAATGATTCGTGATGCGATTTCATATGAACTTCAACGGGACGGACAGGTTTATTTCATTAATAATAGAATCGAAAACCTGAAAGATATTGCTGGTTTAATTCAGCGCTTAGTTCCTGATGCTAAAGTAATTACAGGACACGGACAGATGGACGGAAAGCAACTAGAGCGAAATGTCTTGGATTTTATGGAAGGGAAATATGATGTTTTGGTTTCTACAACGATTATCGAAAGTGGAGTAGATGTGCCGAATGCGAATACGATATTTATCAATGATGCTCAACGTTTTGGGATGGCAGATATTCATCAGATGCGCGGTCGCGTCGGACGAAGTAATCGAAAAGCATTCTGTTTTCTGATTACGCCACCGTTTGATATGGTGACTCCAGATGCGCGAAAAAGACTGGAAGCAATTGAGCAGTTTTCAGACCTGGGAAGTGGTTTTCAGATTGCGATGAAGGATTTAGAGATTCGAGGTGCTGGTGATCTATTGGGCGGCGAACAAAGTGGTTTCATTAATGAAATGGGCTTTGACACCTACCAAAAAATCATGCAGGAAGCTTTGGAAGAATTGCAAAATGATGAGGAATTCGAAGATTTATTTGATAATGAAGAAGACCGTAAAAAACTCTTTAAATCAACGAAAGAAGTCAATATTGATACTGATTTAGAATTGATGTTGCCGGATTCTTATGTTCAAAGTATTGAAGAGCGGTTGTCATTATATCAAAAGTTGGCAGAAATTGAGAATAAAGAGGATCTGCGAAAATTAGAACTTGAATTAGTTGACCGATTTGGTGCTTTACCGTCAGAAGCGATTAACCTTTTAAAATCTGTAGAATTAAAATGGATCGCTGCTGAAATTGGATTTGATAAAATAGTGGTGAAAAACGGCGTTTTTCTCGGATATTTTCCACCAAATCCTCAAGACAAGTTCTATCAAAGTGATAAATTCCGACATATTATTTCCTACTTATCCAAGAATCCTAAAGAGGCGACATTAAAGGAGAAAGCCAGCAAAGAGGGAAATCAACTCATGATGCGCAAAGAAAATGTGCAGAATGTAGATGAGGTGAACGCAGTTTTGGAAAGGATTTTAGGAAAGAATCTATAA
- the pth gene encoding aminoacyl-tRNA hydrolase, whose amino-acid sequence MKYLIVGLGNKGEEYAETRHNVGFKVAEKIAETIEAPFKSSNFGLLAEGKYKGRKVFILKPDTYMNLSGNAVRFWMQKENIPIDNIMIVTDDLSLPFGTLRMKMKGSDAGHNGLKSIQEQLQTQNYPRLRFGISAEFKEGQQVDYVLGKWEGEEKEKLPERIEKFSKACLSFVFAGIQNAMTAFNGK is encoded by the coding sequence ATGAAGTATCTTATTGTAGGCTTAGGAAATAAAGGGGAAGAGTATGCGGAAACCCGTCATAATGTCGGTTTTAAAGTTGCAGAGAAAATTGCAGAAACTATTGAAGCACCTTTTAAATCATCCAACTTTGGTTTGCTGGCGGAAGGAAAATACAAAGGCCGAAAAGTATTTATTTTAAAACCAGATACTTATATGAATTTATCTGGAAATGCCGTACGTTTTTGGATGCAGAAGGAAAATATCCCCATCGATAATATAATGATCGTTACAGACGATCTTTCTTTGCCCTTCGGAACATTAAGAATGAAAATGAAAGGCTCTGATGCTGGTCATAATGGATTAAAAAGCATTCAAGAACAATTGCAAACTCAAAATTATCCGCGGTTAAGATTTGGGATTTCTGCAGAATTTAAAGAAGGCCAACAGGTCGATTACGTTTTGGGAAAATGGGAAGGAGAGGAAAAAGAAAAACTTCCTGAACGAATCGAGAAGTTTTCTAAGGCGTGTTTGTCTTTTGTTTTTGCCGGAATACAAAATGCGATGACGGCTTTTAATGGAAAGTAA
- a CDS encoding S8 family peptidase produces MKKSNFKLAFVGAMTLAVVSCTTDADRLNSEVAADNYSKVAANTAAFGETDGILIKFKEGTAESKKQDVFAKIGGKVNEKVLTKMMERKGQKEAVNVVSVSINAFEAITKVKGMAGVEYVEPNYIYQHQVMSNDTYYTNGSLWGMYGANTSPANQYGTNAAAQWAGGSTGSNTVYIGIIDEGYMYSHEDIAPNAGVNPGEVAGNGVDDDGNGLVDDVYGYDFANNDSSVFDDANDDHGTHVAGTIGAVGGNGKGVAGVVWNVKLLSAKFLGRRGGNTADAIKAVDYFTDLKLRHGLNIVATNNSWGGGGFSQALFEAIERANQAGILFVAAAGNDGSNNDTTTTGYPSKYTNDNIISVASITNTGALSSFSNYGATTCDIAAPGSGIWSTVPKSSKGKMLSAYASYNGTSMATPHVTGAVALYASKHPGANGSQIKAAILSSATATASCAGKMVTGGRLNVTSF; encoded by the coding sequence ATGAAAAAATCAAACTTTAAACTGGCATTTGTAGGCGCTATGACATTAGCTGTGGTGAGCTGTACAACAGATGCGGATCGATTAAATTCGGAAGTAGCTGCTGATAATTATTCAAAAGTTGCGGCAAATACTGCAGCGTTCGGGGAAACGGACGGAATTTTAATAAAATTTAAAGAAGGAACTGCCGAGAGCAAAAAACAAGATGTTTTTGCGAAAATAGGAGGTAAAGTAAATGAGAAAGTTCTTACCAAAATGATGGAGAGAAAAGGACAGAAAGAGGCAGTGAATGTTGTAAGTGTTTCGATCAACGCATTCGAGGCAATTACCAAGGTAAAAGGAATGGCTGGTGTAGAATATGTTGAGCCTAATTACATTTACCAGCATCAGGTTATGTCAAATGATACTTATTATACCAATGGTTCTTTGTGGGGAATGTACGGCGCAAATACGTCGCCCGCTAACCAATACGGAACAAACGCTGCGGCGCAGTGGGCTGGTGGCAGTACAGGATCAAATACAGTTTATATCGGAATTATTGACGAAGGTTATATGTACTCCCACGAAGATATTGCTCCGAATGCAGGAGTAAATCCAGGTGAGGTTGCCGGAAATGGCGTTGATGATGATGGTAATGGTTTGGTAGATGACGTTTACGGCTATGATTTCGCAAATAACGATTCTTCAGTATTTGACGATGCGAACGATGATCACGGAACTCACGTTGCTGGAACGATCGGTGCAGTAGGAGGAAACGGAAAAGGAGTAGCGGGTGTTGTATGGAATGTAAAACTTCTAAGCGCGAAATTCCTTGGAAGAAGAGGGGGAAATACAGCAGATGCTATTAAAGCAGTTGATTATTTCACTGATTTAAAACTAAGACACGGTTTGAATATCGTAGCTACCAACAATTCTTGGGGCGGTGGCGGATTTTCTCAGGCACTTTTCGAAGCGATTGAGAGAGCTAATCAAGCAGGAATTCTATTCGTAGCAGCTGCTGGAAATGACGGTTCAAATAATGATACCACAACAACGGGTTATCCTTCTAAATATACCAACGATAACATTATCAGTGTGGCATCGATCACGAATACAGGTGCACTTTCAAGCTTCTCAAACTACGGAGCTACCACTTGTGATATCGCAGCACCAGGATCAGGAATCTGGTCTACGGTTCCTAAATCTTCTAAAGGAAAAATGCTTTCAGCATATGCAAGTTACAACGGAACTTCTATGGCGACCCCGCATGTAACTGGAGCAGTAGCATTATATGCTTCAAAACATCCAGGAGCAAATGGAAGTCAGATTAAAGCAGCAATTCTTTCTTCTGCAACAGCTACCGCTTCTTGCGCAGGTAAAATGGTTACAGGTGGAAGACTGAATGTGACTAGTTTCTAA